A single Elaeis guineensis isolate ETL-2024a chromosome 15, EG11, whole genome shotgun sequence DNA region contains:
- the LOC105036829 gene encoding pentatricopeptide repeat-containing protein At1g50270-like → MVYSRHLQSLFQRSTTLPHLLQLHSLLLKTAFDHHPFFASRLVASLCSLSLHHAHSLFSHLPFPPPVFAWNSIIRAYANSASPVEALHFFSALRQAGVAPDNFTYPFVLKACGRSSLLRAGGMLHGLALKSGFLSDLYVGSTLLHMYASCRIIACARKTFDEMEVREDVALWSSMIEGYVACDRPLDSLVVFQQMRRANVEPNSVTLVSLLSASSHLACPSIGRSVHSYITTNDIKLDVALGTALVNMYAKCGHVEEAFQVFKSMEERNLQSWTIMISGFAVNGHRKEAIALFSQMEASGLKPDSTLFSIILSACSHLGMVDEGRSYFSKMVDAYNIQPTIEHYGCMVDLFGRAGLVDTAYEFIKNMPIAPNGVILRSFFGACRKNGKITIVDGELNRLMKLLLQEEPDLGANYVLAANMSALSDKWSDAAKLHGSIPERGLKKVAGCSWVEVHGRIVEWDEMGIGG, encoded by the exons ATGGTTTACTCCCGCCACCTTCAATCTCTCTTCCAACGCTCGACCACTCTCCCCCATCTCCTTCAACTCCACTCTCTGCTCCTCAAAACCGCTTTCGACCACCACCCCTTCTTCGCCTCCCGACTCGTTGCCTCTCTATGCTCGCTCTCCCTCCACCACGCCCATTCCCTCTTCTCCCACCTCCCCTTCCCCCCTCCCGTCTTCGCCTGGAACTCCATCATCCGTGCTTACGCCAACTCCGCTTCCCCTGTTGAAGCACTCCATTTTTTCTCGGCCCTCCGGCAAGCCGGGGTCGCACCGGATAACTTCACCTACCCCTTTGTTCTCAAGGCCTGCGGGCGTTCATCCTTGCTGCGAGCAGGTGGGATGCTTCATGGCTTGGCTTTGAAGTCGGGGTTTTTATCGGATTTGTATGTGGGGAGCACCCTTCTGCATATGTATGCTAGTTGTCGAATTATTGCATGTGCCCGGAAGACGTTTGATGAAATGGAGGTGAGAGAAGATGTTGCCTTGTGGAGCTCCATGATCGAGGGATATGTTGCTTG TGATCGTCCTCTTGATTCTTTAGTGGTGTTTCAACAAATGAGACGGGCAAATGTTGAACCCAACTCTGTCACTCTGGTAAGCTTGCTTTCTGCTTCCAGCCATCTAGCTTGTCCGAGCATTGGTCGATCTGTACATTCATACATAACAACAAATGATATCAAATTGGACGTTGCTTTAGGAACTGCTCTTGTCAACATGTATGCTAAGTGTGGGCATGTAGAGGAAGCCTTCCAAGTTTTCAAATCCATGGAGGAAAGGAACCTGCAGTCGTGGACGATCATGATTTCAGGATTTGCGGTTAATGGCCATAGGAAAGAAGCAATCGCTCTATTCTCTCAAATGGAAGCTTCTGGTCTGAAACCAGACAGCACTTTGTTCTCCATCATCTTAAGTGCTTGCAGCCACTTGGGTATGGTAGATGAAGGCCGGAGCTATTTTAGCAAGATGGTGGATGCATACAATATCCAACCGACAATCGAGCATTATGGCTGCATGGTCGATTTGTTTGGACGAGCAGGTTTGGTGGATACTGCTTATGAGTTCATAAAAAACATGCCTATTGCTCCAAATGGTGTTATACTAAGGTCTTTCTTCGGAGCATGCAGGAAAAATGGTAAAATTACCATTGTGGATGGTGAACTGAATCGATTGATGAAGCTTTTGCTCCAAGAGGAGCCTGATCTTGGAGCAAACTATGTGCTTGCTGCTAACATGTCCGCATTGTCTGATAAATGGAGTGATGCAGCCAAGCTACATGGCAGCATTCCAGAGAGGGGTTTGAAGAAAGTTGCTGGATGCAGTTGGGTGGAAGTGCATGGAAGAATTGTTGAATGGGACGAAATGGGAATTGGTGGATGA